Proteins from one Anopheles coustani chromosome X unlocalized genomic scaffold, idAnoCousDA_361_x.2 X_unloc_40, whole genome shotgun sequence genomic window:
- the LOC131270584 gene encoding helicase POLQ-like: MSGNRSSRGRQMLPTTARKCLISPNLRSAARGVAPAAPAANPVDFRAPVTACTSKPKDDLSTKLLELDSTLLNAVDLASIEKKVKRSKPRTSWGGAADQPITPFRKRSKSVGAIERRLMASPPKLQKSAVSSRKIYVLKMNMDGSEVRDGGRDSGCNENLTSNRSNVANEETPPVRPLWSGVENDDAEMLPCGQVPIASHDQLDTDEIIKAKLKRIGSTKPVTHVGDMLRESNGFEVYTNQDICSQYMRQDESLADEGVERIVAIGASQIGHPERPSHFQQVAAEAERTFELQKVSEALRIFEICDRTLHDMTNIEPMANAIGEGSSRMRTSNSTIAAINRDERISDQTTKPKITVPHVSSLFLEKGPFFGLPNNVRRMLRDFRGIGELYDWQQECLDLPAIDERRNLIYALPTSGGKTLVAEILMLREIICRLRNVMFVVPYVSSAQEKLIALTPFSIELQFLLEEYTGGRGQCPPLKRHRKNTIFVCTIEKSLILMNSLIEVGRADEIGLIVIDELHMIGEQRHGGTLEMLITKVQSLRAGIQIVGMSASIGNLGELACFMLADVYCRENRPVELKEYIKWGEDLFEVRSQAERIFDVLGEKRKLEFNYGEELRRIDVDHVIGLIMEVIPKGSCLVFCPTRNRCESLCAMLAANLPDSFAQHRAEEKAQIIKSLQDDGSVAPILPHSFRVGVAYHHGRLTQDERRMIEDAFRAGILSVIVCTSTLAASVNLSAKRVIICSPYIGSDFFTLSRYKQMVGRAGRAGKRDTGDSILISAMRDIPQICEMFCSPLDFAESALLEDEGACLKSLVLGSIGLGLCKTRNALQAMVGSTLLAQQAKRREIDLEAITDETIVQLYQGNAIKATHDSCLRNPTNMVVQISAADGRSEEAVGQAFVRVHKTPSRPGKVFKTIDRTSPLEVINLGKAAIRAGFDIERAVRFYNEMQELGKRLCVLDEFDLLFLILLEDGLEVYFKIEDLIIL, from the exons ATGTCGGGAAATCGAAGTTCCCGCGGTCGACAGATGCTTCCCACAACGGCGAGGAAATGCTTGATTTCACCGAATCTGCGTTCGGCAGCCAGGGGCGTAGCACCAGCAGCGCCGGCAGCAAACCCGGTTGATTTCCGAGCACCGGTCACAGCTTGTACCAGCAAACCTAAAGATGACTTAAGTACGAAACTGTTGGAGCTAGATAGCACGTTGCTgaacgcggtcgatttggccagcatcgagaaaaaagtcaaacgtTCGAAGCCGCGTACCTCATGGGGCGGTGCAGCCGATCAACCGATCACACCGTTTCGAAAACGTTCCAAATCAGTTGGAG CCATTGAAAGAAGGCTTATGGCAAGTCCTCCGAAACTGCAAAAATCAGCTGTAAGTAGTCGAAAGATTTATgtgcttaaaatgaacatGGACGGTAGCGAGGTGCGCGACGGAGGGAGGGACAGTGGCTGTAATGAAAATCTTACATCAAATCGGTCAAACGTTGCAAACGAGGAAACTCCTCCGGTTCGTCCTCTGTGGtctggggtggaaaatgacgATGCTGAAATGCTACCATGTGGACAGGTACCGATCGCCAGCCACGATCAACTTGACACGGACGAAATAATCAAGGCTAAACTGAAACGGATCGGGTCCACCAAACCAGTAACGCACGTCGGTGATATGCTGCGAGAGAGTAACGGGTTCGAGGTGTACACAAACCAGGACATCTGTTCGCAGTACATGCGGCAAGACGAGTCCCTCGCTGATGAGGGGGTGGAGCGAATCGTCGCGATCGGTGCATCACAAATAGGTCATCCGGAGCGTCCGTCACATTTCCAGCAGGTAGCCGCTGAAGCTGAACGTACCTTTGAGCTGCAGAAGGTGAGCGAAGCGTTGCGGATTTTTGAAATCTGTGACCGTACGCTGCACGACATGACCAACATTGAGCCGATGGCGAATGCGATAGGCGAGGGAAGCTCGCGAATGAGGACCAGCAACTCGACCATAGCGGCCATCAATCGTGATGAGCGAATTTCAGATCAGACTACAAAGCCAAAGATCACCGTACCCCACGTATCGTCGCTTTTCCTCGAGAAGGGTCCGTTCTTTGGGCTACCGAACAACGTTCGGCGAATGCTGCGAGACTTTCGTGGTATTGGCGAGCTGTACGATTGGCAGCAGGAGTGTCTGGACTTGCCGGCGATCGACGAGAGACGTAATTTGATCTACGCACTGCCAACGAGCGGTGGAAAGACACTGGTGGCGGAGATTCTTATGCTACGGGAGATTATTTGCCGCCTGCGGAACGTCATGTTCGTCGTGCCGTACGTTTCATCCGCTCAGGAGAAGCTGATCGCGCTCACTCCGTTCTCGATCGAGCTGCAGTTTTTATTGGAGGAGTACACCGGTGGTAGGGGACAATGTCCGCCGCTCAAACGGCACAGAAAAAACACGATCTTTGTTTgtacgatcgaaaaatcgctcaTCCTCATGAACTCTCTCATCGAGGTGGGTCGCGCGGACGAGATCGGGCTGATCGTGATCGACGAACTGCATATGATTGGAGAGCAGCGACACGGGGGCACTCTGGAGATGTTGATCACCAAGGTGCAGTCGCTACGAGCCGGAATTCAGATCGTAGGAATGAGTGCTTCTATCGGAAACTTGGGTGAATTGGCCTGTTTCATGCTAGCCGACGTTTACTGTCGCGAAAATCGGCCGGTGGAGTTGAAGGAATACATCAAGTGGGGGGAAGATCTGTTCGAGGTTCGCAGCCAAGCCGAACGCATATTTGATGTGTTAGGAGAAAAGCGAAAGTTAGAGTTTAACTACGGTGAGGAACTGCGGCGGATCGACGTGGACCATGTGATTGGTCTGATCATGGAAGTAATCCCCAAGGGTtcgtgtttggtgttttgtcCTACCAGAAACAGGTGTGAAAGTTTGTGCGCCATGCTAGCGGCCAACTTGCCGGATTCATTTGCCCAGCACCGGGCAGAGGAAAAAGCGCAGATTATAAAGTCTCTCCAGGATGACGGGTCCGTTGCACCAATCCTTCCGCATTCGTTTCGTGTCGGGGTCGCGTACCATCACGGTAGGTTAACGCAGGACGAGCGTCGTATGATCGAGGATGCATTCCGGGCCGGCATCCTTTCGGTGATCGTGTGCACTTCCACTCTGGCCGCCAGTGTGAATCTTTCGGCGAAACGTGTAATAATCTGCTCTCCTTAcattgggagcgatttttttACGCTAAGTCGCTACAAACAAATGGTTGGCCGGGCAGGGCGTGCGGGTAAACGCGACACCGGCGATTCCATACTTATTTCCGCCATGCGCGATATTCCGCAAATTTGCGAGATGTTCTGCTCACCACTGGACTTCGCCGAGTCGGCGCTCTTGGAAGACGAAGGAGCCTGCTTGAAATCGCTCGTACTCGGCTCGATCGGACTCGGTCTTTGTAAGACACGGAATGCGCTTCAAGCGATGGTTGGAAGCACACTGCTAGCGCAGCAAGCGAAGCGACGCGAAATCGATCTCGAGGCCATCACCGATGAAACGATCGTGCAGCTGTATCAGGGAAATGCGATCAAGGCAACGCACGATAGCTGTCTGCGCAATCCCACGAACATGGTTGTACAAATCAGTGCCGCAGATGGACGATCGGAGGAAGCGGTAGGACAGGCGTTCGTTCGAGTACACAAGACACCTTCCCGTCCGGGTAaggttttcaaaacgatcgatcgaacgagcCCGCTGGAAGTGATCAACCTTGGCAAGGCGGCCATCCGAGCCGGGTTCGACATAGAGCGAGCGGTCCGGTTCTACAACGAGATGCAGGAACTAGGCAAACGACTGTGTGTGCTCGATGAGTTTGATCTGCTTTTCCTCATTCTGCTGGAGGACGGATTGGAagtatatttcaaaattgaggATTTGATCATTCTG